From a single Calothrix sp. NIES-2098 genomic region:
- a CDS encoding HAD-superfamily hydrolase subfamily IA, variant 3 translates to MGKNQFELVIFDCDGVLVDSEPIINRVFAETLTEAGFPITYAEVTQKFIGKSLKTCLEIIETSYNKPLPKNFMELCKEREMAPLEKELKPVPGIIEVLEQITLPKCVASNSSHRHIQMVLKLTGLLHKFDGKIYSVNDVSRPKPFPDVYLYAAEQMNTNPEYCAVIEDSVPGVQAASAAGMTVFGYAHHSDVSRQAAARLRTALFEAGAKIVFNDMGQLSQLL, encoded by the coding sequence ATGGGTAAAAATCAATTCGAGCTTGTGATTTTTGATTGTGATGGAGTTTTGGTTGATAGCGAACCAATCATTAATCGCGTTTTTGCAGAAACGCTCACTGAAGCTGGCTTTCCTATCACCTATGCAGAAGTAACTCAAAAATTTATTGGCAAGTCCTTAAAAACCTGTTTAGAGATTATCGAGACATCTTACAACAAACCATTGCCCAAAAACTTTATGGAACTTTGTAAAGAGCGAGAAATGGCTCCCTTAGAGAAAGAACTAAAACCAGTTCCAGGTATTATCGAAGTATTGGAGCAGATTACATTACCCAAATGTGTGGCATCAAATAGTAGCCATCGTCATATTCAAATGGTATTGAAATTAACGGGGCTTCTACATAAATTTGATGGCAAAATATATAGCGTTAATGATGTTTCACGCCCCAAACCTTTTCCGGATGTGTATCTCTATGCAGCCGAGCAAATGAATACTAATCCAGAATATTGTGCTGTAATTGAAGATTCTGTACCGGGCGTACAAGCAGCATCCGCAGCAGGAATGACTGTTTTTGGCTATGCCCATCACAGCGATGTCTCACGACAAGCCGCTGCGCGTCTACGCACTGCTCTTTTTGAGGCTGGAGCTAAGATAGTTTTTAACGATATGGGGCAGCTATCTCAACTCCTTTAG
- a CDS encoding ABC transporter substrate-binding protein has translation MFKKWPHQFFSWINQRRLLKSFQQPGIRSFALLFFIGLGLSFAIASCAPSNSANAPAEKPQASKLTVLKMGHQKGMALLNILKAQGSLEKRLQPQGISVTWNEFSSTAPLLEGMGVGAIVFGGGGGTGSVFAQAADKPFVRVAASTSSTRSSAILVKENSPLKTLADLKGKKVAFAKGASSQYMIVRALEKVGLKYTDIQPVYLTPAEALPAFERGDFDAWVIWDPYTAEAERKLRTRLLADNTTVFGEKAAVESPGFYYAGPDFVRDHPDIVKIILQELEKAGSWAKSNYKDSAKLLSKLYKVDLATMNIVEERGGDRKVLPVTDEVLSGLQNMADSFYELKVIPKKIDVKDKKYNWVPDQKW, from the coding sequence ATGTTCAAGAAATGGCCACATCAGTTTTTTAGTTGGATAAATCAGAGGAGGTTGTTGAAATCTTTTCAGCAACCGGGAATTCGCTCATTTGCATTATTATTTTTCATCGGTTTGGGCTTGAGTTTTGCGATCGCATCTTGCGCCCCCAGTAATTCAGCAAATGCACCAGCAGAAAAACCCCAAGCCAGCAAGTTAACAGTGTTGAAAATGGGGCATCAAAAAGGGATGGCGCTGCTGAATATCCTTAAAGCCCAAGGTAGCCTAGAGAAGCGTTTGCAACCTCAAGGTATTTCTGTCACCTGGAATGAATTTTCTTCGACTGCACCTTTACTTGAAGGGATGGGTGTTGGTGCAATTGTTTTCGGTGGTGGTGGTGGTACGGGAAGTGTCTTTGCTCAAGCTGCTGACAAACCTTTTGTGCGAGTGGCTGCAAGTACAAGTAGTACTAGAAGTTCCGCCATCCTAGTGAAAGAAAATTCACCGCTTAAAACTCTTGCTGATTTAAAAGGTAAGAAAGTCGCTTTTGCTAAAGGTGCAAGTTCGCAATACATGATCGTGCGTGCTTTAGAAAAAGTCGGTTTGAAATACACAGATATTCAACCTGTCTATCTCACACCAGCTGAAGCTTTACCAGCCTTTGAACGTGGCGATTTCGATGCATGGGTAATCTGGGACCCTTATACTGCTGAGGCGGAACGTAAGCTGCGTACTCGTTTGTTGGCAGATAATACTACAGTATTTGGCGAAAAAGCTGCTGTAGAAAGCCCAGGATTTTATTACGCTGGTCCAGATTTTGTCCGCGATCATCCAGATATTGTGAAAATAATTTTGCAAGAATTGGAAAAAGCCGGTAGTTGGGCTAAAAGTAACTACAAAGATTCAGCTAAACTACTTTCCAAACTCTACAAAGTTGATTTAGCAACAATGAACATCGTAGAGGAGCGCGGAGGCGATCGCAAAGTATTACCTGTAACTGATGAAGTTCTCTCAGGCTTACAAAATATGGCAGATAGCTTCTACGAACTCAAAGTTATTCCCAAAAAAATCGATGTCAAAGATAAAAAATACAACTGGGTTCCCGATCAAAAGTGGTAA
- a CDS encoding luciferase family protein, with product MPVEFIGLIRTKPASELNSVPGSLADDIIDPAYVREFAQAHEKGDFDKVLIGYSSSSPDGFTVATHAAAFTERLGFLIAHRPGFVAPTLAARKAATLDHFTNGRIAVHIITGGSDADQQRDGDWLDHDNRYRRTDEYLEIVRRVWTSDTPFDYEGEFYRVKDAFSAIKPLQKPHIPLYFGGASGPAVEVGAKHSNVYALWGEPIAAVKERIAQVKAALPPDRSIRFSVSLRPILGVTEEQAWERARNILGRIQEQRGGVKVAPPARPQAVGSQRLLDFAAKSEIYDKRLWTPIAAATGAAGNTTALVGTPEQVAEALVDYYDAGVTTLLIRGFDPLQDAIDYGREVIPLVRAEVAKRERQAVGVGR from the coding sequence ATGCCAGTTGAGTTTATTGGGTTAATCCGCACCAAACCTGCTTCGGAGTTAAATAGTGTGCCAGGTAGCTTGGCCGATGATATTATTGACCCCGCCTATGTGCGTGAGTTTGCCCAAGCTCATGAAAAAGGCGATTTTGATAAAGTACTAATCGGCTATAGCTCTAGTAGTCCTGATGGTTTTACCGTGGCTACCCATGCAGCTGCATTTACTGAGCGCTTAGGCTTTTTGATTGCTCATCGTCCAGGCTTTGTTGCACCAACTTTAGCAGCACGCAAAGCAGCTACCCTCGACCATTTCACCAATGGTCGGATTGCGGTACATATTATCACTGGCGGTAGTGATGCAGACCAGCAAAGAGATGGTGACTGGCTTGATCATGACAATCGCTATCGTCGTACAGATGAGTATTTAGAAATTGTCCGTCGTGTTTGGACAAGCGATACACCCTTCGATTACGAAGGAGAATTCTATCGTGTTAAAGATGCTTTCTCTGCTATCAAACCACTGCAAAAGCCTCATATTCCCCTTTACTTTGGCGGTGCATCCGGCCCAGCCGTAGAAGTAGGAGCCAAGCATAGTAATGTTTATGCATTGTGGGGTGAGCCTATAGCCGCAGTGAAAGAACGGATTGCTCAAGTTAAAGCTGCTTTACCTCCCGATCGCTCTATTCGCTTTAGTGTATCTCTGCGTCCTATTCTGGGTGTGACAGAAGAACAGGCTTGGGAAAGAGCCAGAAATATTTTAGGGCGAATTCAAGAACAACGGGGAGGTGTGAAAGTCGCGCCCCCAGCTAGACCACAGGCGGTAGGTTCGCAACGGTTACTGGATTTTGCAGCTAAAAGCGAGATTTATGATAAGCGTTTATGGACACCGATCGCAGCCGCTACTGGTGCCGCAGGTAACACAACTGCATTAGTGGGAACACCGGAACAAGTTGCAGAAGCTTTAGTTGATTACTATGACGCAGGTGTCACTACATTACTAATTCGGGGCTTCGATCCGCTACAAGATGCTATTGATTACGGACGGGAAGTCATTCCTTTAGTACGTGCAGAAGTAGCAAAACGAGAACGTCAAGCTGTTGGAGTTGGGAGATAA
- a CDS encoding glcg protein: MVQTSTSTRTIELITADTALAAVKAGLKESQNLGANVSIAVYNSLLTLVAFAHGDGAPPHSVETSKRKAQTAASIRRPTGNFADHLAVALPLASGNLLTNLGGGLPIRFGGVHVGAIGVGGGTVEQDIAIAKAALSAIGAEPID, encoded by the coding sequence ATGGTACAAACATCTACATCTACAAGAACTATTGAATTAATTACAGCTGATACTGCATTAGCAGCAGTCAAAGCAGGTTTAAAAGAAAGCCAAAATCTAGGCGCTAATGTATCGATAGCTGTTTACAACTCACTTTTAACTTTGGTAGCCTTTGCACATGGTGATGGCGCACCGCCTCACAGCGTAGAGACTAGCAAACGCAAAGCCCAAACAGCAGCTTCGATTCGTCGCCCTACAGGAAACTTTGCCGATCATCTGGCTGTGGCGTTACCTCTAGCTTCGGGGAATTTATTAACGAATCTCGGTGGAGGTTTACCTATTCGCTTTGGTGGTGTCCATGTAGGAGCCATTGGTGTTGGTGGCGGTACTGTTGAACAAGATATTGCGATCGCCAAAGCCGCGTTAAGTGCGATCGGTGCAGAACCAATAGATTAG
- a CDS encoding alkanesulfonate monooxygenase: MILSHYPGSIVGSDRFLAPTDFPDSPLSQALQQPVLLGLFLPIQAGGWSASRLPRTTDWSFEYNKDLVLKTEALGFDLVFALSQWLPKGGYGGVFNGQALDSFVTTAALTSVTQKIMLISTIHVLYGPIHPLHLAKYGATLDHISGGRWGINVVTGHRAVEHEMFGWNRIEHDHRYELAAEFIEVLQRLWGDNENFSFEGKSSWKLNGAYVTPKPKYGRPVLVNATGSDAGISFAARYSDIVFITSPAGSDFESAIEALPPHTKRVKQAARDIGREVRTLLNPMVISRETERETWEYHDAIVAHADPAAPLGFSRFDSDAHAWKGRVGRDEPKRRAIGGNIEVIGTPEQVVEQFVQLKEAGIDGLQLSFYDFKPDLEFFGDRILPLMKQAGLRL, translated from the coding sequence ATGATTCTTAGCCATTACCCTGGTTCCATTGTCGGAAGCGATCGCTTTTTGGCTCCGACAGATTTCCCCGACAGCCCCCTCTCCCAAGCGTTGCAACAGCCTGTATTGTTGGGGTTATTTCTCCCCATCCAAGCAGGCGGTTGGAGTGCTTCCAGATTACCACGCACTACTGATTGGAGCTTTGAATACAACAAGGATCTGGTGCTAAAAACTGAGGCGCTGGGCTTTGATTTAGTCTTTGCACTATCACAATGGTTACCCAAAGGCGGCTATGGTGGTGTGTTCAATGGTCAAGCACTGGACTCTTTTGTGACTACAGCTGCACTCACCAGCGTGACACAGAAGATTATGCTGATCTCCACTATTCATGTATTGTACGGGCCGATTCATCCCTTACACTTAGCTAAATATGGCGCAACACTCGACCATATATCAGGGGGGCGCTGGGGTATTAACGTGGTGACTGGACACCGCGCTGTTGAACATGAAATGTTTGGTTGGAATCGGATTGAGCATGACCATCGTTATGAACTTGCAGCTGAGTTTATCGAAGTACTGCAACGTTTATGGGGTGATAACGAGAATTTCTCATTTGAGGGTAAGTCTTCGTGGAAACTCAATGGTGCTTATGTTACGCCTAAGCCGAAATATGGCCGTCCGGTGCTAGTCAATGCGACAGGCTCAGATGCGGGTATTTCCTTTGCTGCACGTTATTCTGATATTGTGTTTATTACTAGCCCCGCAGGTTCAGATTTTGAGAGTGCCATTGAAGCGTTACCCCCACATACTAAAAGAGTAAAGCAAGCTGCACGGGATATCGGGCGCGAAGTGCGGACACTCCTCAACCCAATGGTAATTAGCCGGGAAACTGAGCGCGAAACTTGGGAATATCACGATGCGATAGTCGCTCATGCTGACCCAGCAGCACCTTTAGGCTTTAGCAGATTTGATAGTGACGCACACGCTTGGAAAGGTCGCGTCGGTAGAGACGAACCAAAGCGTCGGGCTATTGGTGGTAACATCGAGGTCATTGGTACACCTGAGCAGGTAGTCGAGCAGTTTGTCCAGTTGAAAGAGGCTGGTATTGATGGCTTGCAGTTAAGCTTTTATGACTTTAAGCCTGATTTGGAATTTTTTGGCGATCGCATCCTCCCGCTCATGAAACAGGCAGGTCTCAGGTTATAA
- a CDS encoding Chase sensor signal transduction histidine kinase, with protein sequence MKWSLERKWIASGFGLSLLLMGIVSLISYQNATQLIASSNKVKHTHEVMKSLIDIFATLTDAEAGRRGYILFGERSELKRYEQAMQSLDAKVTNLQQQLADDTSQQQQLMKLKVLIAQRVELSQQSLKRQELGKSTVALQATKINQTRGEIRQTLIQLQAREEQLLEISVKHSQKNIHNRMLIEFLGTVLSFAILLAVYALLYQQLVKRQKAEALQRTLAQEKELSELKLRFFSMVSHEFRTPLSIILGSAQLLAQSDRQWTEEKKVKNLHRIQSSARSMNQLLTDILTLTRAEAGKLEFHSELLDLEAFCLNLIEDIQFCNQPQHPIKFITKNNCTHAQLDENLLYSILSNLLANAIKYSPAEADILLILICESDTIIFQVKDSGIGIPSDFQQHLFEPFHRAENVGKIVGTGLGLAVVKKCVELHQGKISVESEVGMGTTFTVKIPQK encoded by the coding sequence ATGAAATGGTCGCTGGAAAGGAAATGGATTGCTTCTGGTTTTGGTTTATCTTTGCTACTCATGGGGATAGTTAGTTTGATTTCTTACCAAAATGCTACTCAGTTAATTGCAAGTAGCAATAAAGTAAAGCATACACATGAAGTAATGAAAAGCCTGATCGATATCTTTGCTACCTTGACCGATGCTGAAGCAGGACGTAGAGGGTATATTCTGTTTGGAGAGCGATCGGAACTCAAACGTTATGAACAGGCAATGCAAAGTCTTGATGCCAAAGTCACAAATTTGCAACAACAACTTGCTGATGATACTTCTCAACAGCAACAACTCATGAAGCTGAAAGTCTTAATTGCTCAAAGAGTAGAACTTTCTCAACAGTCGCTTAAACGTCAGGAATTAGGCAAATCAACCGTTGCGCTGCAAGCTACGAAAATTAACCAAACTCGTGGTGAAATTCGCCAAACTCTGATTCAGTTGCAAGCAAGAGAAGAACAGTTACTAGAAATATCTGTGAAACATTCCCAGAAAAATATTCATAACAGAATGTTAATTGAATTCCTGGGTACAGTCCTGAGTTTTGCCATTTTGTTGGCTGTTTACGCTTTGCTTTATCAACAATTGGTGAAGCGTCAAAAAGCAGAAGCTTTGCAACGGACATTAGCTCAAGAAAAAGAACTCAGCGAACTGAAACTGCGCTTTTTTTCAATGGTTTCCCATGAATTTCGCACCCCTTTGAGTATTATTTTAGGTTCGGCTCAATTATTAGCTCAAAGCGATCGGCAGTGGACAGAAGAAAAGAAAGTTAAAAATTTACATCGGATTCAATCTTCAGCTCGGTCAATGAACCAATTGTTAACCGATATTCTGACTCTGACTAGGGCAGAAGCTGGTAAGCTAGAATTTCATTCAGAACTTTTAGATTTAGAAGCCTTTTGTCTTAACTTAATTGAAGATATTCAATTTTGTAATCAACCACAACATCCAATTAAATTTATTACAAAAAATAACTGTACCCATGCTCAGTTAGATGAGAATTTGCTGTACTCAATTCTCAGTAATTTGCTTGCGAATGCCATCAAATACTCGCCAGCAGAAGCAGATATATTGTTAATCCTTATTTGTGAATCAGACACAATCATTTTTCAAGTTAAAGATTCTGGTATAGGTATACCATCAGATTTTCAGCAGCATTTATTTGAACCTTTTCATCGTGCAGAGAATGTGGGTAAAATTGTTGGGACTGGACTAGGACTAGCTGTAGTTAAAAAGTGTGTGGAATTGCATCAGGGAAAAATTTCTGTAGAAAGTGAGGTAGGTATGGGAACTACTTTTACAGTCAAGATTCCGCAAAAGTAA
- a CDS encoding peptidoglycan glycosyltransferase: MFATLLCLIFQLILLTFYAPKFSSTGGYQRGAYITSFLRILPAQSPHYVVLALVDEAQGANADGGTVGAPIVKSAIEALIPVKQIPPSQLFH, encoded by the coding sequence TTGTTTGCTACACTCTTATGTCTCATTTTCCAGTTAATATTGCTAACCTTTTACGCGCCAAAATTTAGTTCTACTGGTGGTTATCAAAGAGGTGCTTATATAACCAGTTTCTTGAGGATATTACCAGCACAATCACCTCATTATGTAGTTTTAGCATTGGTAGATGAAGCCCAAGGCGCAAATGCTGATGGTGGTACTGTTGGTGCACCAATTGTAAAATCTGCGATCGAAGCATTAATTCCAGTTAAGCAGATTCCGCCTAGTCAACTATTCCATTAG
- a CDS encoding 1A family penicillin-binding protein, which produces MSSSKILDKNPSQIQTLPSVEFWKEVGQVTGGTLLSIMLLSTAAISGGLVGLAISFRDLPDVRQLRNFFPTETTYIYDIQGKLLARIHGEANRQVVPLDAISPNLKRAVLASEDSNFFEHHGINPVGIGRAAITNFVAGGVREGGSTITMQLVKNLFLSQKRAVTRKIAEAVLAIRLEQVINKDQILEMYLNQVYWGHNNYGVQTAARTYFNKSAANLTLAESAMMAGLIPAPEEYSPFVNMKLAKQKQKEVLGRMLELNWISQQEYNDALNQKIKLGKIKSFQGSALPYVTNTVAQEIIKKFGREALLKAGMRVQTTVDTNFQLMAEDTIKKWHRTLESEGIYKNQMALVAIDPRTHFVKALVGGIDAKTSEFNRATQAQRQPGSSFKPFVYYTAFASGKFTPNSTILDTPVSYRDGSGWYYPRNYDNSFMGAISIRTAVALSRNIPAIKIGKAVGMDKVIETCRTLGIMSPMVPVSSLPLGAIGVTPLEMASAYATFANYGWQSPATIIARVTDSSGNVLLDNTPKPQLVLDPWASAATLDVMQSVVNEGTGRGAAIGRPVAGKTGTTSSEKDIWFIGTVPQLTTAIWVGRDDNRQLAHSATGGGTVAPVWRDFMQKALKDVPVERFQPPSKFPRPKSN; this is translated from the coding sequence ATGTCTTCGTCTAAAATTCTTGATAAGAATCCATCACAAATTCAAACTTTACCCAGTGTTGAATTTTGGAAAGAAGTCGGTCAAGTAACTGGTGGTACGCTCCTATCAATTATGTTGTTATCAACTGCTGCTATATCTGGCGGCTTAGTTGGTTTAGCTATTAGTTTTCGAGATTTACCAGATGTGAGGCAATTACGCAACTTTTTTCCCACAGAAACAACTTATATTTATGATATTCAAGGCAAGCTTTTAGCACGCATACACGGTGAAGCCAATCGACAAGTAGTGCCTTTAGATGCAATTTCTCCCAATTTAAAACGAGCTGTATTAGCTAGCGAAGATAGTAATTTCTTCGAGCATCATGGTATTAATCCTGTGGGGATTGGACGTGCTGCAATAACTAACTTCGTAGCTGGTGGTGTCCGAGAAGGTGGTTCGACAATCACCATGCAGTTAGTAAAAAATCTATTTTTATCCCAGAAGCGTGCTGTTACCAGAAAAATTGCCGAAGCAGTATTAGCAATTAGGTTAGAGCAAGTTATTAATAAAGACCAAATTTTAGAGATGTATCTCAACCAAGTTTACTGGGGACACAATAATTATGGTGTACAAACAGCCGCACGCACTTACTTTAACAAATCAGCCGCAAATTTGACTCTGGCTGAATCAGCAATGATGGCAGGTTTAATTCCAGCGCCAGAAGAATATAGCCCGTTTGTGAATATGAAATTGGCTAAACAAAAACAGAAAGAAGTACTGGGGCGGATGTTGGAATTAAATTGGATTAGCCAGCAAGAATATAATGATGCTCTCAATCAAAAAATCAAACTTGGTAAAATCAAATCTTTTCAAGGTAGTGCTTTGCCTTATGTTACCAATACCGTAGCCCAGGAAATAATTAAAAAGTTTGGGCGTGAAGCATTACTCAAAGCTGGAATGCGGGTACAAACTACAGTAGACACCAACTTTCAATTAATGGCAGAAGACACTATTAAGAAGTGGCATCGAACCCTTGAGAGTGAAGGGATATATAAAAATCAAATGGCTTTAGTAGCTATCGATCCGCGCACGCATTTTGTTAAAGCACTAGTGGGTGGTATTGATGCCAAAACTAGCGAATTCAACCGCGCCACACAAGCACAGCGTCAGCCTGGATCTTCTTTTAAGCCGTTTGTTTACTACACCGCTTTTGCAAGTGGGAAATTCACACCCAATTCCACGATACTAGATACCCCAGTCAGTTATCGAGATGGTAGCGGTTGGTATTATCCACGCAACTATGATAATAGCTTTATGGGAGCAATATCGATTCGTACTGCCGTTGCTCTATCTCGTAATATTCCGGCAATCAAGATTGGTAAAGCTGTAGGGATGGATAAAGTCATTGAAACTTGCCGTACCTTAGGAATTATGAGTCCAATGGTGCCAGTAAGTTCTCTGCCATTGGGTGCAATTGGTGTGACACCACTAGAAATGGCTAGTGCTTATGCAACTTTTGCTAATTATGGCTGGCAATCACCAGCAACGATTATTGCTCGTGTGACTGATAGTAGTGGTAATGTGTTGCTAGATAATACTCCAAAACCACAACTAGTTCTTGACCCTTGGGCATCAGCCGCCACTTTAGATGTGATGCAATCGGTAGTGAACGAGGGAACTGGTAGAGGTGCAGCTATCGGTCGTCCAGTCGCCGGCAAAACTGGTACAACTTCTTCAGAAAAGGATATTTGGTTTATTGGCACTGTACCACAGTTAACTACTGCTATCTGGGTAGGGAGGGATGACAACCGA